The sequence GGAAGACCGGCTCGCCCCGTCCGTGCACGCGGACGATGTTCGGCGGGCCCTGGAAGGCGCACCACATCAGGGTGATCCGGCCGTTCTCCCGCAGGTGCGCGATCGTCTCGGCGTGGCTGCCGGCGAAGTCCAGGTAGGCGACGGTGAGGTCGTCGAGCACCGCGAACGAACCGGTCAGCCCCTTGGGTGAGAGGTTGACCGTGCCGTCGCCCGACAGGGGGGCGGTCGCGGTGAAGAAGAGGGGCTGCGCCTCGATGAAGGTCCGCAGGCGACCGTCTATGCGTTCGTATGTCTTTCCCATGTCAAGTGATTATCGTCGTAGGTCTTTCGCCTGTCTAAGGATTTACGTTCCAGGGTGTCTTCACGCGGGTGGCGAGGACAGCCCCGGGACCCGCGGGCCTTGTGGCCCACGGGTCCCGGACTCGCCCCGGCCGGCGTGCGGGGCGCCCGTGGGGGGAACGTCGTCGCCGGTTCGGCGTGTTCGGTTACTGGTTCAGCTCGCAGGGGGCGAGTGCTTCGAGTCCTTCGGGCTTGGCGGCGGTGCGGCCGATGGCGGTCTCGATGCGGTTGAGTACGGCGACGCGCTTGTCCTCCAGGGGGCCGAGGATGGCGTTCTGGACGAAGTTGGCGCCGCCCTGGCCGACGGTGTCGATGAGCCGCTGGTTCGCTTCGGCGATCTGGGTGTCGAGGAGGGCGAGGTTCCTGGTGACCTCGTCCTGCGCGGAGGCGGGGATCGCGGGGAGACTGCCCTCCACCGCGGGGCAGTCGACCGTGCCGACGGCGCCCGCGTCGCCCGTGTCCTCGGCTCCGCCCGCGTTCCCGCCGGGCTCCTCCGTGGCGGCTTCGGTCGGCTCGGCCCCGGCCTCCTCGCCCGCCTCGTCGCCCGCTTCCGCCGCACCGTCGGCGTTCAGCTCGCAGGGGGCGAGTGCTTCGAGTCCTTCGGGCTTGGCGGCGGTGCGGCCGATGGCGGTCTCGATGCGGTTGAGTACGGCGACGCGCTTGTCCTCCAGGGGGCCGAGGATGGCGTTCTGGACGAAGTTGGCGCCGCCCTGGCCGACGGTGTCGACGAGTCGCTTGTTGGCCTCGGTGAT is a genomic window of Streptomyces sp. NBC_00414 containing:
- a CDS encoding pyridoxamine 5'-phosphate oxidase family protein is translated as MGKTYERIDGRLRTFIEAQPLFFTATAPLSGDGTVNLSPKGLTGSFAVLDDLTVAYLDFAGSHAETIAHLRENGRITLMWCAFQGPPNIVRVHGRGEPVFRDDPRFEDLLAHFPDIAPDPHGLRAIIVVTAELVRDSCGYAVPFMSYDEDRDLHAKRFAREDDVSLNAYFEKKEHIGTSMDGLPGLPLPMPARTV